One region of Helicobacter pylori genomic DNA includes:
- the xerH gene encoding tyrosine recombinase XerH, translated as MKHPLEELKDPIENLLLWIGRFLRYKCTSLSNSQVKDQNKVFECLNEFNHAFISSSQLEKVCKKARSAGLLGINTYALPLLKFYEYAQKLSLKSLKNIDEVMLAEFLSIYTGGLSLATKKNYRIALLGLFSYIDKQNQDENEKSYIYNITLKNISGVNQSAGNKLPTHLNNEELEKFLESIDKIEMSAKVRARNRLLIKIIVFTGMRSNEALQLKIKDFTLENGCYTILIKGKGDKYRAVMLKAFHIESLLKEWLIERELYPVKNDLLFCNQKGSALTQAYLYKQVERIINFAGLRREKNGAHMLRHSFATLLYQKRHDLILVQEALGHASLNTSRIYTHFDKERLEEAVSIWEED; from the coding sequence ATGAAACACCCCCTAGAAGAATTAAAAGACCCTATAGAAAATCTTTTGCTGTGGATTGGGCGCTTTTTGCGTTACAAATGCACAAGCCTGTCTAATTCCCAAGTGAAAGACCAAAACAAGGTTTTTGAATGTTTGAACGAATTCAATCATGCGTTCATCAGCTCAAGCCAATTGGAAAAAGTTTGCAAAAAAGCCCGCAGTGCCGGATTACTAGGTATCAACACCTACGCACTGCCCCTACTCAAATTTTACGAATACGCTCAAAAGCTTTCTTTAAAATCGCTCAAAAATATAGACGAAGTCATGTTGGCTGAATTTTTGAGTATTTATACCGGAGGTTTGAGTTTAGCCACTAAGAAAAATTACCGGATCGCTCTATTAGGGCTTTTTAGCTATATAGACAAGCAAAATCAAGATGAAAATGAAAAATCTTATATCTATAATATCACGCTTAAAAATATCAGCGGAGTCAATCAAAGCGCAGGCAACAAGCTCCCTACTCATTTGAATAATGAAGAATTAGAAAAATTTTTAGAGAGCATTGATAAAATAGAAATGTCCGCTAAAGTGCGTGCCAGAAACCGCCTACTCATTAAAATCATCGTTTTTACAGGCATGCGTTCTAATGAAGCCTTGCAGCTTAAAATAAAGGATTTCACTTTAGAAAATGGCTGTTATACGATTTTGATTAAAGGCAAGGGCGATAAATACAGAGCGGTGATGCTCAAAGCTTTCCATATTGAGAGCCTTTTGAAAGAATGGCTCATAGAAAGGGAATTATATCCCGTTAAAAACGATTTATTGTTTTGCAACCAAAAAGGCAGCGCTTTAACGCAAGCTTATTTGTATAAGCAAGTGGAGCGCATCATCAATTTTGCAGGACTCAGGCGAGAGAAAAATGGGGCGCACATGTTAAGGCATTCTTTTGCGACCTTGCTTTATCAAAAACGCCATGATTTGATTTTAGTTCAAGAAGCTCTAGGGCATGCGAGCTTGAATACGAGCAGGATTTACACGCATTTTGACAAAGAGCGTTTAGAAGAAGCGGTGAGCATTTGGGAAGAAGATTAA